CTTTTAATAAGATTGCCTTACTTATTACAAGAAATGGACATATATAATCTtcaaattacttttaaaaataaattttaaaagaaaccTTGAAAAAATGGAAACCGCTGTCTTGTATTTTAAGGGTTCAGAACGTTCGTTATATAGTTAGTTAGCGATTCAATTGTTTTCATTCCCTTGAACAGCAATTTATGCCTTGCAGTTTCCTTGAAGTATGTTTGAAATATTAAGTTATAATGTGATTTAATTTGTTCAGCTGATGCGATGTAAGATATAACAAAAGTTAAACTCTTGCATTCCTGATCAAGCCTTTCACTTTGTTTCCTGTAGATACCTCAGTGTAGTGGCAAGTTTGGAAAGTTTGTAATACTAATTCAATTTCTATCCTTATTTTGCTGATTGCTCAGATATTTTAGTCCATATAATTTTCAATGCTTTTATTTAGTGTGAAACACATATGAAGGAAGAATACAGCAATGTTAAGTAGTAAGGTACTGATTGCCAATCCCATGTAAGAAGGTGGGCCCTATCTAAATGAAGGCTGCTTATATTCATTGCCTTTTGTGTGCTGCACAGTACATGTCTACTAAAGTGTTTTGGTGGCTTTGTATGGATTTTATGTTGTCTAACATGTTTATGCCCCTGCAGAGTCCTTGCGAGCATGCCTTCTGTCTCGATTGTGCTAGGAGTGATTCAATATGCTACCTGTAAGGAAATATCTGAACTTTTTATGGCTATCTTTTGCTACTAACTCAATGGTTATTTCTTTCCTTGCAACACCCTACTGAAAACAAATCTGCAAGATTtccttttgtgtttgtttttaacTGTTTTGTAGTATTCATGATATTCATCTCCAGTTTCTGCCTCCATTTCTTTCACAACCTTGTCTTTGACTTATCACCCTTccccaagagagagagagaatctttTGATTCAACTATTTCGACACATACAAACAGAGATTAGCCCTCTGATACCCCTCCACGCCAATTTCATGCAGTTGAACCTTGAGCCCCTTTATATGAGGACTACTTATCTACAAGTGCTGGCACTGAGTCTAAGAAGTGATTCAAGTCATAGAAATGAATGCCTGTGTTTTATCGTTTTATCCTTCAGATGGGTCCTAATCCGAATGCCCATCACCCTTTCCCACAACCCTAAAACCAAAAGGCTAGTAGAGGGAGGAGGATTCTCATCCTTACCACTGCCCCTGTGTTTAACTGCTGACCATTACAGTGAGTTGCAATTTTGTCATTAAGTTTCTCTGCTGCTGGTTTGTGGGCATCACTATagagaagaaaattttgaacTTGCTTTGCAAATGATTTGGTATTCTTGTCTAGCCCATCTCATACGAATTCAATGTTGCGTCTGTTAGCCCTTAAGATTTCCTAACCTAATTCTTTGTAAGTTTTAGATTGGTCTGTTGAAACCGTAGTGCTGCTAGAAATTAGTAGTCCTGACTTGTTACTTTTGGCTGATGTGTCGGGTAAAAACTATACTGTTTAAAATTTAATCTAGTAAAAACTATAGAGAAATGCTGCTCTTCCAGATGGGGGATCCcgaatgtttttattttttttttaatgattaaggaagtgttttttaatgatgttgtaagaaattaagtgttaaaaaaattcattaaaaaaaaaaaaaaactgctctGTTGGGATCCCCCATgtgtggctgtagagccactcaaaaatataatcaattgtttcttagaaattaaatttctaatgaAGGGTTGTTTACTTTACTGTTAACTTCCtgccattttttttcccaacaacTATCATAGGTCTTTTGTGCTAAAATGTATGAAATGATTGATGACTGAACTAAGCAATTCTTTCTCATCTGTTCTGGAATACAGTTGTGATGAGCGTATACAGAAGATTCAGACAATTAAAATGATGGAAGGGATATTCATCTGTGCAGCACCACATTGTCTCAAGTCTTTTTTGAAGAGGTCTGATTTTGAATCTCATATCCAGGAGAGCCATGCTAACCTTCTTCAACCCAATGCCGAGAAAGAAGATGGAAATGAGTCAGAGTCTCAACTTGCTAAACAACCTACTGCTTCGGACCCCACTGCCCGTGGTCCTCCAAGACCAGTATTTTCTCCTGGTTCAAATTCCCAACTTCATGATCGTGAAGACAGAACTCATCGACAGCAACCTAGGGAACCGCCGCCTCCAAGGCCAGTCATACAGCCAAAGCAACCTAGTTTTGGCCAAGTACAAAATCATCCCTCAGAGCTGCAACCCGACAACAACCGACCCCAAGGCTTTGACAGGCTGGGCCCCCAAAACCGCTTCCATCAACAGATTTTTGACACCCACGCCACCCCACAACAAGAATCTGGCCAGTTTTCAGACAAACAGCAAGGAATCCTATCTGAGAGTCCATTTCCTGAATACCCACCCATGCATTCCTTTCAGCCATCTAATTTTGCCGTGCCAGTTAATTCAAATCCAATGCTAAATCCTCCTCTCCCTTATGGATATCCTCCTTTCCAGCCTGAGGGAGGCCAACCATTTTATGGCACTCCCTATGAGGTTACGCGGCAGGATTCAGCATCAGAAGCAGGAGCAGAACAGGGATCATTGTTGGGTTTCCCACCAGTTCAAGCAGGTGGTGTAAATTTCCCAGCAGCGTATGCTCAGCCCTGGAATGCAGGCTTTGTTGGTTTGCCTTTTGAGCATCAACCTGGTGGTCAAGGCATTATAGATGGTTTCACAAATGCATCAGATTCTCATGGGAAAGCTGCATTTCATCAAGGTGAGTTTGGACGCAGTCCTGGAGGTATGCCTTCAAATCCTCCCCCGCCCTTGGCCAGTAAGGGTATGGAACAAGTGCAGAGTGGCAACTTAATGGATCCAAGGGATGGCAAGGGCATATTAGCACCACAGCCCCTGACACTCCCGCCACCGCCTCCACCCCGACCTCATTCCTCGCAACTTAAAAGAAAGTTCTATCCCGATGCTAGCCGTGATGGACAGGGCTATGGGTGGCAGCATGAAAACCGTGATAGCTATGGGAGTGGCCAGGAATAGCAAATATGCCGGTTTTCACTTCAGAACCTTTTTACATTTGAACTCATTGAATCAATCAATTTAGCCCGTTGTGCCTTTTATTTGTTCCCGATAAAGCGTTAGTCGATCTCATGCTCTGTGGGTCCAGTTTGTTCGTATATTTTGATTGGATATCTTGCGAATATCTTCAGCATATTCTTTACAGTGCTTCCCCATATCACAGACACTCAGATGTAGTTTGAATGAAACATTTGAGatgtaaaattttcataaaatttttgtttattttttgggaa
This genomic interval from Juglans regia cultivar Chandler chromosome 3, Walnut 2.0, whole genome shotgun sequence contains the following:
- the LOC109004202 gene encoding E3 ubiquitin-protein ligase HAKAI homolog; protein product: MLQIRLRPSSEGAGGAKPLPVETVTVACPDHLVLADLPVAKGIGAATSASLVKTVGRRSRRPLGERVHFCVRCDFPISIYGRLSPCEHAFCLDCARSDSICYLCDERIQKIQTIKMMEGIFICAAPHCLKSFLKRSDFESHIQESHANLLQPNAEKEDGNESESQLAKQPTASDPTARGPPRPVFSPGSNSQLHDREDRTHRQQPREPPPPRPVIQPKQPSFGQVQNHPSELQPDNNRPQGFDRLGPQNRFHQQIFDTHATPQQESGQFSDKQQGILSESPFPEYPPMHSFQPSNFAVPVNSNPMLNPPLPYGYPPFQPEGGQPFYGTPYEVTRQDSASEAGAEQGSLLGFPPVQAGGVNFPAAYAQPWNAGFVGLPFEHQPGGQGIIDGFTNASDSHGKAAFHQGEFGRSPGGMPSNPPPPLASKGMEQVQSGNLMDPRDGKGILAPQPLTLPPPPPPRPHSSQLKRKFYPDASRDGQGYGWQHENRDSYGSGQE